A part of Verrucomicrobiota bacterium genomic DNA contains:
- a CDS encoding response regulator: DEDYQLQLEYQKIFSNRSPEWIKEINRYFQSNESMIEDKEKILGLAKSLSEISSNASLAGFIRPSRLAGITEKVLLDVAMGTIRPNLSLQRTIYQAIETITVLLKIKSDLNTGIFLPSILAVDDDALSRSLIHATVQKVDLNALVVADAQVAIELLEENDFSLILLDIMMPGIRGDDLCRRIRKIHRHILTPVIFITGVNNFVACTKILASGGNDLVCKPFSPFELSLKIMIYVLQYEFRDIFEAENQAKKKALIKPYSDNNPSSF; the protein is encoded by the coding sequence GATGAGGATTATCAACTCCAACTTGAGTACCAAAAGATATTTTCGAATCGTTCGCCTGAATGGATTAAGGAAATCAACCGATATTTCCAGTCCAATGAGAGCATGATCGAAGACAAAGAAAAAATTTTAGGACTGGCTAAATCATTATCTGAAATCTCGAGTAATGCCTCCCTTGCCGGATTTATCCGCCCTTCACGTCTCGCGGGCATCACCGAGAAAGTCCTCCTTGATGTCGCCATGGGAACGATTAGACCAAATCTCTCCCTTCAAAGAACCATTTATCAGGCCATTGAAACAATCACCGTCCTACTGAAAATCAAAAGTGACTTAAATACCGGTATCTTCCTGCCATCGATCCTGGCCGTCGATGATGATGCCTTGAGCCGGAGCCTCATCCATGCCACTGTCCAGAAAGTCGATCTAAATGCCCTCGTCGTGGCCGATGCCCAAGTAGCCATCGAACTTCTCGAAGAAAATGATTTTAGCCTGATCCTCTTGGATATCATGATGCCAGGAATAAGAGGCGACGACCTCTGCCGTCGTATCCGCAAAATCCACAGGCATATTCTCACTCCCGTCATATTTATCACCGGAGTGAATAATTTCGTGGCCTGCACAAAAATCCTGGCTTCTGGCGGCAATGACTTGGTATGCAAACCTTTCTCGCCATTTGAACTCTCCTTGAAAATCATGATCTATGTCTTGCAATATGAATTCCGCGATATATTTGAGGCCGAGAATCAAGCCAAGAAAAAGGCCTTGATAAAACCCTACAGCGATAATAATCCCTCTTCATTTTAA
- a CDS encoding DUF5069 domain-containing protein produces the protein MKNYDYQKDLEIVWNKAVETYAAGNRDADTFFSPEQIVFLDSIGVSAREVFDFAEDYHSGKEPDLATFLMVHHLRRSYFLEVQKGVRSTKRVHPSDLPPKTEETRGIVWLARIMPKAFAKLRGEMDPELMYGCGGDRRFFKENDIHPAEFLMVAWLNESTPEKIIDWVENRRSAK, from the coding sequence ATGAAAAATTATGATTACCAAAAAGATCTCGAGATAGTCTGGAATAAAGCGGTCGAAACCTATGCCGCTGGTAACCGTGATGCGGATACTTTTTTTTCGCCTGAACAAATTGTTTTTTTAGATTCAATCGGCGTGAGCGCCCGTGAAGTTTTTGATTTTGCTGAAGATTATCACTCTGGTAAAGAGCCTGATTTAGCGACTTTCTTGATGGTTCATCATCTCCGCCGCTCCTATTTTCTCGAAGTGCAAAAGGGGGTTCGGAGCACCAAACGTGTTCACCCTTCAGACCTTCCTCCAAAGACCGAAGAAACCCGAGGAATCGTTTGGTTAGCCCGGATCATGCCGAAAGCCTTTGCCAAACTCCGTGGGGAAATGGATCCTGAACTCATGTATGGTTGCGGCGGAGACCGCCGGTTCTTCAAAGAAAACGATATCCATCCAGCGGAATTCCTTATGGTAGCCTGGCTCAATGAATCCACCCCCGAAAAAATCATCGACTGGGTAGAAAATCGACGTTCGGCAAAGTAA
- a CDS encoding UvrD-helicase domain-containing protein — MNSIPPADQAQRDRFISDLSTNFSVQASAGAGKTTAIIDRIVSFALNPEFQAKMKQLIVVTYTVKAAEELRQRARLNILDQVASQKAGLEDVNRINQAFFGTIHSFCVMLMQRFGFLVGLSVSESELGGVETFWSGFLSDLHRVKSMIEPGKRKTLYRVSDFDTVAELAVKCAKANIDWAEYLKKYPLTEAIPSFPQLDRNCLDTFDHSNARSLETINKRRSVWCEFCLQWNDSDIPFVQVPKPGKTGGGAEFFEAYQKALSLPNETKERATLVLAMEMAAQFEQWRWDNGKLTFQDQINGALRIFQDIEAARVVRNEGYSILLDEAQDTDPRQFELLIQSVRPVEAPIDSLLVCAEGFPGGGRFCMVGDMQQLIYSQRSSLDTYRRYHGLLTDASRSGAELKFTVTFRCGKAVIDFVNEAFVRILDGKDGQASFTPLEPKDGASQAQVYCHGLVADEVLPEKITTEVLGLYEARKIAAWIKESGIKRLRARSWSEVALLLPRNNWFSAFAQAFEEIGMSCQLASGREKWVLQPALRWSVALLKWVLRPDDEYELAGILREVFAISDEEIYLQIKKGGGKGSLLDRGEEGGSSLSDAVRKLLRIRQEIQNEAPATLFEKLSEGVQLAQRLAVLPSGRAQVDHWKKIRLSANEAAAQGMGLEEFIDQLMNPSDERVAEEEKNKEAIQLYSMHMSKGLEWDAVVMPLLGRGVGQRNNIYPEIQASVSGPVRLISRESGVDSGSDPDTRFRKELERLTYVALTRARNTLVLVDDSALVKLLKQNQGVSITDILTGRIS, encoded by the coding sequence ATGAATAGTATTCCTCCCGCCGACCAAGCCCAAAGGGACCGGTTCATCTCCGATCTATCGACGAATTTTTCCGTACAAGCTTCCGCTGGTGCGGGGAAAACGACGGCGATTATCGACAGGATCGTTTCATTTGCCTTGAACCCGGAATTCCAAGCAAAGATGAAACAGTTGATCGTCGTCACTTACACGGTAAAAGCCGCGGAGGAACTCCGCCAACGGGCGCGCCTGAATATCCTCGATCAAGTCGCCTCGCAAAAGGCTGGGCTGGAAGATGTGAACCGGATCAATCAGGCATTCTTCGGGACAATCCATAGTTTTTGCGTGATGCTGATGCAACGTTTCGGATTCCTCGTGGGTTTATCAGTGAGTGAAAGTGAGCTGGGAGGTGTCGAGACGTTTTGGTCGGGATTCCTCAGCGACCTGCACCGGGTAAAAAGCATGATTGAACCGGGCAAAAGAAAGACCCTTTACCGGGTGAGCGACTTTGACACTGTGGCGGAGCTTGCCGTCAAATGTGCCAAAGCCAATATTGATTGGGCCGAATATTTAAAGAAGTATCCGCTGACCGAGGCGATACCCTCATTTCCGCAATTAGACAGGAATTGCCTGGATACATTTGATCACAGTAATGCCAGGTCACTCGAGACCATTAATAAGAGGCGTTCCGTCTGGTGCGAGTTTTGTCTCCAGTGGAATGACTCTGATATTCCATTTGTACAGGTGCCTAAACCTGGAAAGACCGGGGGGGGGGCGGAATTTTTCGAGGCCTATCAGAAAGCCCTGAGCCTACCAAATGAAACCAAAGAACGTGCGACCTTAGTTTTGGCCATGGAGATGGCGGCGCAATTTGAACAATGGCGCTGGGACAATGGCAAACTTACTTTCCAAGATCAAATCAACGGGGCTTTGAGGATTTTTCAAGATATTGAGGCTGCACGAGTCGTCCGGAATGAAGGATATTCTATACTGCTGGATGAAGCTCAGGATACGGACCCGAGACAATTCGAGCTTCTCATCCAGTCGGTGCGCCCTGTGGAGGCCCCGATTGACTCTCTCTTGGTGTGTGCGGAGGGATTCCCCGGAGGCGGACGTTTTTGCATGGTCGGGGACATGCAGCAACTCATCTACAGCCAGCGTTCCAGCCTGGATACCTACCGCCGTTACCATGGATTACTGACGGATGCTTCACGCAGTGGTGCGGAATTAAAATTCACGGTGACTTTTCGTTGCGGCAAAGCAGTCATTGATTTTGTGAATGAAGCATTTGTCCGGATTCTCGATGGGAAAGATGGTCAGGCCTCCTTTACCCCGCTCGAACCCAAAGATGGTGCCTCACAGGCACAGGTATATTGCCATGGACTCGTAGCCGACGAGGTATTACCTGAAAAAATAACGACCGAAGTGCTCGGGCTCTATGAGGCGAGGAAAATAGCGGCGTGGATCAAGGAGTCGGGCATCAAAAGACTCAGGGCGAGGTCTTGGAGTGAGGTGGCTCTTCTTTTGCCACGGAATAATTGGTTCTCCGCATTTGCTCAGGCGTTTGAGGAAATCGGCATGTCCTGTCAGCTAGCTTCCGGTCGTGAGAAATGGGTGCTCCAGCCCGCCTTGCGTTGGTCAGTGGCTTTGCTGAAATGGGTTCTACGCCCTGATGATGAATATGAACTGGCCGGAATACTCCGGGAAGTTTTTGCCATTTCTGATGAAGAGATATATTTGCAAATCAAAAAGGGTGGAGGCAAGGGGTCATTGCTGGATAGAGGAGAAGAGGGAGGGAGTTCATTATCGGATGCCGTACGCAAATTGCTCCGGATCAGGCAGGAGATTCAAAACGAAGCCCCCGCGACTCTTTTTGAAAAGCTCAGTGAAGGAGTGCAACTTGCGCAGCGCTTGGCGGTTTTACCTTCCGGGCGGGCACAGGTTGATCATTGGAAAAAGATCCGGCTCAGTGCCAATGAAGCCGCTGCTCAAGGAATGGGGCTGGAAGAGTTTATTGACCAGCTCATGAATCCCAGCGATGAGCGGGTCGCTGAAGAGGAGAAAAATAAAGAAGCCATCCAGCTTTATAGTATGCACATGTCAAAGGGCTTAGAATGGGATGCTGTGGTGATGCCGCTTCTAGGGCGTGGAGTGGGCCAGAGAAATAATATTTATCCAGAAATCCAAGCCAGTGTTTCCGGTCCCGTCCGATTGATCAGTCGGGAGAGCGGGGTGGATTCCGGTAGTGACCCGGACACACGGTTCAGGAAGGAGCTGGAACGCCTGACCTATGTGGCCTTGACCAGGGCGAGGAATACACTGGTGCTCGTCGATGATTCTGCCCTCGTAAAACTTTTGAAACAAAATCAAGGAGTCAGTATCACTGATATATTAACCGGGAGGATCAGTTAA